From Rutidosis leptorrhynchoides isolate AG116_Rl617_1_P2 chromosome 3, CSIRO_AGI_Rlap_v1, whole genome shotgun sequence, a single genomic window includes:
- the LOC139899340 gene encoding RNA demethylase ALKBH10B-like, with the protein MSPAAGVSSVSDLSPAVNSVTMTSDTVTKDATITWFRGEFAAANAIIDTLCGHLSRLENGKCEYESVFRAIHRRRLNWIPILHMQKFFSIADVTLELQKLEDEKMKCKGCDDIEEVVHVSSLVKEEVVNCDKNGGDEAVDDDSSPKSEITDTDNTGSKDVQMLVENNNICSNQEDLEARKAQIQLTKGFIAKESVRGHMVNVVRGLKLYENILTDTEFTRLTDYVHKLRVAGKNGELSGETFIMYNQQSKAIKRELIQFGAPIFDPIKDDGISKSQNSNIEPIPAPLEGVIDQLIKYSLISENRRPNSCIINFFDEGEFSQPFLKPPHLDQPISSLVLSDSVMGFGRTLVCDKDGNYKGPLMISLKKGSLLVMRGNSADMARHAMCQSPTKRISVTFFKVRMDSNLKNSSATGAITVWQPSVPTPYPSNRIPNGTVKRYDSLNAVSKWGVFGAPQLLMLPPVRPMVLTPRRLPCGGTGVFLPWSGGSRKPAKNIPPRAQRERLLTLPPPPAESYKVDLTSVSSLN; encoded by the exons ATGTCGCCGGCAGCCGGCGTTTCGTCAGTTTCCGATCTATCTCCGGCGGTAAATTCGGTAACGATGACGTCAGATACGGTCACGAAAGACGCAACGATCACGTGGTTCAGAGGAGAATTTGCGGCGGCGAATGCGATAATTGACACGTTATGCGGACATTTATCACGATTAGAAAACGGAAAATGTGAATATGAATCAGTATTCAGAGCGATACACCGCCGCCGGTTAAATTGGATCCCGATTCTTCATATGCAAAAGTTTTTTTCGATTGCTGACGTCACTCTCGAACTGCAGAAACTTGAAGATGAGAAAATGAAATGTAAAGGATGTGATGATATTGAAGAAGTTGTTCATGTTTCGTCGCTGGTGAAAGAAGAGGTTGTAAATTGTGATAAAAATGGCGGTGATGAAGCTGTTGATGATGATAGTTCACCGAAGAGTGAAATTACTGATACTGATAATACAG GATCTAAAGACGTGCAGATGTTGGTAGAAAACAACAATATATGCTCAAACCAAGAAGATTTGGAGGCCCGAAAAGCTCAGATCCAGTTGACAAAAGGGTTCATAGCCAAAGAGTCTGTAAGAGGACATATG GTAAACGTGGTTAGAGGTTTGAAGTTGTATGAGAACATACTCACTGATACAGAGTTTACTCGTTTGACTGATTATGTGCATAAACTTCGAGTTGCTGGCAAAAACGGAGAACTCTCAG GTGAGACGTTTATTATGTACAACCAGCAGTCGAAGGCGATTAAAAGAGAACTGATTCAGTTTGGAGCACCCATATTTGACCCGATAAAAGACGATGGAATAAGCAAATCCCAAAATA GTAATATCGAGCCAATTCCAGCTCCTCTTGAAGGTGTCATAGACCAGCTGATCAAGTACAGTTTGATTTCGGAAAATAGACGACCAAACAGCTGTATCATTAACTTTTTTGACGAG GGGGAATTTTCACAGCCGTTCTTGAAGCCACCTCATTTGGACCAACCTATCTCTTCCCTTGTTCTCTCCGACTCAGTTATGGGTTTTGGGCGTACTCTAGTTTGTGATAAGGATGGAAACTATAAAGGACCACTCATGATTTCTCTTAAAAAAGG GTCGCTGTTAGTGATGAGAGGAAACAGTGCTGATATGGCCCGTCACGCCATGTGTCAATCTCCAACTAAAAGAATCAGTGTCACCTTCTTCAAAGTTCGTATGGACTCCAACTTAAAGAACTCATCAGCAACCGGTGCAATAACAGTATGGCAGCCTAGTGTTCCAACACCATACCCAAGTAACCGGATACCAAACGGAACCGTTAAGCGATACGACTCATTGAATGCTGTTTCCAAATGGGGTGTATTTGGTGCACCACAACTGCTTATGCTACCACCAGTTCGTCCAATGGTCCTGACCCCAAGAAGGCTACCATGTGGTGGAACCGGGGTTTTCTTACCGTGGAGTGGCGGGTCAAGAAAACCAGCTAAAAATATACCTCCTCGTGCCCAAAGAGAACGTCTTCTTACCCTTCCACCACCCCCGGCTGAATCATACAAAGTGGACTTGACCTCTGTTTCAAGTCTTAACTAG